AAAAATGCAGACGTACTGAACCTGCTTGGTCTGGCACTCTACTACGATGGCAAATATGCCGACTGTGTCAAATACTTCGAGGAACTGCGCATCGTAAAACCCGATTACTGGGCTTGGTTTTACTACGAGGCAGGGAATGCCTATCAGCAATTGGGACAGGTAGACAAGGCCGTGGAATGGCTTCAGGAATTTAGCAAACGTTATTCAACGGCTGCTGACAAGGCACGCTTTCTTCACCAGGGCGACTGGCGGTTGTACTACGCCACCGAAAGCCCCGTTGTTCGCAAAGAAGCCGTATCAAACCTGAAAGCACCCGTCAACCTGGGAACAACGGTGAACACGGAATGGGACGACTACATGCCATCCACCAATCCAACCGGTACGCGTATTTATTTCACCAGTCAGCGTAAAGGCGGATTCTCACAAGAGAAAGGCGAGGACAAGGAAGGCGATGAAGACCTCTACTATACCGATATGAAAAACGGGCAATGGCAGAAGCCCGTCCTGCTACCTGCACCACTGAACTCCGCCAGCAACGAAGGCGCCCCGGCGTTCTCTGCCGACGGGCAGACCATGGTGTACGTGGCATGCGGCAGGGACGATGGCATGGGCGATTGTGACCTGTATCTTTCCAATCTGGAAGGCGACAAATGGAGCGCTCCCATCAACATGGGCAATGTGATCAATTCGGATGCGTGGGATTCACAACCCACCGTCTCCTCAGACGGACAACGTATCTTCTTCTGTTCGGACCGCGAAGGTGGCTATGGCGGTGAAGATCTTTACATGATTGAAAGGAACCGCTTCGGTAAATGGGGACCGGCCATGAACCTGGGTCCCACTATCAACACTCCGTTTGATGACAAATCTCCTTTTATCAGTCCCGATGCAAAAACACTTTACTTCGCCTCTGATGGTCATCCGGGTTTCGGAGAAATGGACATCTTCAAGAGCGTCTTTGAAAATGGAAAATGGTCCGAACCCGTGAATCTGGGCAGCCCGATCAACACGGACAAAAACGATCTGTACTTCACCATCGGCGGGTCCGGTGAGGTGGGGTACTTGGCTTCTGCCCGTGGCAGCGGCAACCTCGATCTTTACTCGGTGAATATTCCGGAAGCCCTGCGCCCCACCCCAACGATGATCCTCACCGGTGTGGTAAGGAATTTCAAGACCAAGGATCCGCTGGGTGCCTGGGTACTGGTGGAGGACCTTACCACCGGCGAAATGATCGCCACAGGAAAGAGCAATTCGAAAACCGGAGAATACCTGGTGGTCCTTCCCGTCGGAAAACTCTACGGTGTATCCGCCACGCGCGAAGGTTATTTCTTTTACTCGGACAACTTCGACCTGCCTGAAGATGCGAAATATACCGAGGTACGTCGCGACATCGACCTCAAGCCTATTGAGAAAGGCACCAAAGTGGTGATGAACAACATCTTCTTTGAAACCGGTAAGGCCGACCTGAAACCGGAAAGCTATGTTGAACTGAACAAGGCCATCCAACTGATGAAAGCCAACCCGTCCATGATCGTGGAAGTGGGCGGTCATACGGATAACGTGGGATCCGATGAGGCCAACATGAAGCTGTCTCACGACCGGGCCAGGTCGGTGATGGACTATCTGACCAAATCCGGAATCCCGACAACGAGATTACAGGCCAAAGGATATGGGGAAACCGAACCGATCGCTACCAATGACACCGAAGAAGGCCGCGCCGCCAACCGCCGCACGGAATTCGTGATCCTGGAGAATTAAGGGAACAACGCTTCTCAAAAAAACAGCCGGATGCAGCAAAGTGCTGCATCCGGCTTCGTTTAACCCTAAACCTCAGAATAAGCGCTTATTGTGTCAATCCGC
This sequence is a window from Flavobacteriales bacterium. Protein-coding genes within it:
- a CDS encoding PD40 domain-containing protein produces the protein MRKFFPLLALICLAFQMNAQLITDGLYYDEGEKLYNDGEYKAAAVKLKKAYSADPKNADVLNLLGLALYYDGKYADCVKYFEELRIVKPDYWAWFYYEAGNAYQQLGQVDKAVEWLQEFSKRYSTAADKARFLHQGDWRLYYATESPVVRKEAVSNLKAPVNLGTTVNTEWDDYMPSTNPTGTRIYFTSQRKGGFSQEKGEDKEGDEDLYYTDMKNGQWQKPVLLPAPLNSASNEGAPAFSADGQTMVYVACGRDDGMGDCDLYLSNLEGDKWSAPINMGNVINSDAWDSQPTVSSDGQRIFFCSDREGGYGGEDLYMIERNRFGKWGPAMNLGPTINTPFDDKSPFISPDAKTLYFASDGHPGFGEMDIFKSVFENGKWSEPVNLGSPINTDKNDLYFTIGGSGEVGYLASARGSGNLDLYSVNIPEALRPTPTMILTGVVRNFKTKDPLGAWVLVEDLTTGEMIATGKSNSKTGEYLVVLPVGKLYGVSATREGYFFYSDNFDLPEDAKYTEVRRDIDLKPIEKGTKVVMNNIFFETGKADLKPESYVELNKAIQLMKANPSMIVEVGGHTDNVGSDEANMKLSHDRARSVMDYLTKSGIPTTRLQAKGYGETEPIATNDTEEGRAANRRTEFVILEN